A genomic stretch from Trichocoleus sp. FACHB-46 includes:
- a CDS encoding fatty acid desaturase: protein MSQRASLFWYGFSPVFFLGTTLGIICLLSLQNIYSFFAVPLILSLHHGCHETVHGVLVPKTWPRHKQLNFILGCLGYAVVGHNYLLLRWSHSYHHLCGRLHASCTIDMTESHQGLAGKIQYYLSLCGWGAVFHEIAGYIFPILPKTSAWLGHWFRRGNYRNKRFLCCQLFTFLTTVFLFYIGGYYFLFCRLLFLPLWGIGQNVSHYALPVGSEALTEFASRTYRVNPVVNFLFYGYTFYHYEHHVLPKVPGLLLGSSSVKERIKLKVGFNASPKFGLVSYLKDALRQFCGPYPKVDENWSTQILEN from the coding sequence ATGAGCCAAAGAGCTAGCCTATTCTGGTATGGTTTTAGCCCAGTTTTCTTTTTAGGAACTACCTTGGGAATCATATGTCTACTATCTCTTCAAAATATTTATAGTTTTTTCGCTGTACCTTTAATACTTTCTCTTCACCACGGGTGCCACGAGACTGTTCACGGAGTATTAGTTCCTAAAACATGGCCAAGACACAAACAGCTAAATTTCATTCTAGGCTGTTTAGGATACGCTGTTGTTGGTCATAATTACTTACTGTTGAGGTGGTCGCACTCGTATCACCATTTATGCGGACGTCTTCATGCAAGTTGTACGATTGATATGACTGAATCTCATCAAGGCCTCGCAGGAAAAATCCAGTACTACCTATCTTTATGTGGCTGGGGGGCTGTATTTCACGAAATTGCTGGATATATATTTCCTATTCTACCTAAAACTTCTGCTTGGCTTGGACACTGGTTTCGCCGTGGAAATTATAGGAATAAACGTTTTCTTTGCTGTCAATTATTTACTTTTCTGACTACAGTTTTTCTCTTTTACATAGGAGGTTACTATTTTCTTTTCTGCCGTCTCCTATTTTTGCCCTTATGGGGAATAGGGCAAAATGTTTCACATTACGCCTTACCTGTCGGTAGTGAAGCACTCACAGAGTTTGCATCAAGAACATATCGAGTGAACCCAGTCGTTAACTTTTTGTTTTATGGTTACACCTTCTATCACTATGAGCATCATGTACTACCTAAAGTACCTGGCTTACTACTGGGAAGTTCTTCAGTCAAGGAACGAATTAAATTGAAGGTTGGATTTAACGCTTCCCCTAAATTTGGATTAGTGAGTTACTTGAAAGATGCCTTGCGTCAATTCTGTGGCCCTTATCCTAAAGTAGATGAAAATTGGTCAACTCAAATTCTTGAAAATTGA